The following proteins are encoded in a genomic region of Planctomycetota bacterium:
- a CDS encoding formate--tetrahydrofolate ligase, with protein LTALLGSIMTMPGLPSSPAAERMDIDERGNLVGVGE; from the coding sequence CTCACCGCCCTGCTCGGGAGCATCATGACGATGCCGGGGCTCCCGTCGTCCCCCGCGGCGGAGCGGATGGACATCGACGAGCGCGGCAACCTCGTGGGGGTGGGCGAGTGA